CACCTCCGGTCCAGGCTAATGGCCATGATGTTTACCTATGGAGAGGCGGACGGACAAGTGGTTTTATAAAATCTTTTTCCTCTCGAGTAACTTGGGACTTACTTCGAGTAGCCTCACCGGTCGTTGATTGGCACTCCACGGTCTGGTTCAAGGAACAAATTCCGAGATGCTCGTTCATAACATGGCTCTCTATGCTCGCTAGGCTCCCCACTCGTGACCGTTTGTTATCATGGGGTTTGAACGTCCCAAGTGCTTGTGTCTTATGTGATAATGGAGTCGAATCACACAGCCACTTGTTCTTTGAATGTTCTTATGCTACTGCTGTGTGGTCATGTTTTTGTGGCAGATTCTTGGACTCTCCTCCAGTAGCTCTCTCTTCTATTGTCTCCTACTGCCACCAGCTTCAAGGATCTCACTCAGCCTCGGCCGGAATTGTCATTAAGCTCCTTCTACAGATCATCGTCTATCAGCTTTGGCGCGAACGTAATATGCGCATCTTTCGCGGTTCCTCTGTACCTGCGGCTTCTTTCTTCAGGGTTGTGGACCGGGCAATGCGAGACAGGTTGTTGTCTCTTCGTGTTTCTGCGATTGCTCCTCCTTCACCGTCTCTGCTTGAGCTTTATTTTTGGTTCATCTCTCCATTTAGTTAATCAAACTCATATTTCCTATCTTTGTAATAAGTTGTGCAGTCACAACATTGTAATACTCTATGTAAAACTCAGAAAATTGGTATGAATCTTAacatttagacccaaaaaaaaaaaaaaataccgcGGCGACGTTCGATATTTTGGAGGATTGAGCAAGCTCCTACTAGGACATACACGCAAAGCCCAATATTATGATTCATAAGTCCAAAAGCCCATATGATTAGGCTTTTTAGCAAGTATATGTTCATCATATACAAAcatattcatcatatataaTTTGTGTGATGAAGATCCAAAAGTAATTCTGGGAGTTGCCATGTTATAAAGCTTTTGTATACTTTTTCCTCGACAACTCTAactcaagttgctatagagtaaCAAATTCAGTTAGAGACATCTCACAGATGACATGACCACATACAAACCCATAAAGGTTCAACGCCTTATAATACGTCTTGGTTATAATAGAAACATGTAATGTTTGTAAAATAGAATTATGCATGTACTAAATACAATTCCTTTGAAGATAACAACATTTACTGCTGATGCAATTAATCTAATTCCATGAACAAAAGACATTTCTTGCTACCAAAAAAAGAATTCTTAGAATCATGtctttttgctaaaaaaaaataatcgtTGTCTTAATATACATCAACAAATCTTTTTCTCCCCTTTAGACTCAATGAAGAGACTTCCTTTTTCCCCAAAGAGACTTTATGCGCCTCCTTTAGCTTTTCTTCTTTTAACATTTAGATGGATTCTATGACCAAGGACTTATAGTTAAGGTGCTCTGCTTTTTCTtctttacataaaaatatatactcatctttttatttattcttttctCACATTATTCTGTACACTAGGACAAATAAAGGAATAAACATTATTTCAGAGTTCCATTTACCTATGATGACATCATAATTCAGCATATCCGTTACAGGATGATGCACAAAACGATGACCGTAGCAAATAAATAAGATTATATATCAAAAGTTATATGCAGCGCTCCTTaaccacaaaacaaaaatacCTACAGTTTTTTCCTTCCTCTACAAGGTAGCAATCAATACACTACTAAATCTCTCTTCATGAATAAACACACGAACGATTATTCTatactctaatctctttaacGTTACATGCTCTCCCTGAAGTTCATAGATCTTGACATGGCTGCAGGGTTTGCTTGCAGGTTTAGATACGTTTCAGGAACGAATCTATTGTTGCCGCTCTTTGTTTCAGACTCATTTACGAATAAATTGAACTGCTGTGTCTTCTCACGTTTCATCGGTACTGGATAAAACACACGATTCTTAGTAGCTACGTTTGCTTCATCATTATTACTTCGAGATTTTGAATCCAGTCTTGCTCTTACAGAAGTGTCTTCGTTCTCTCCAACACTTACATGTGAAGCTTCGTCTCTTGTCCTTTTCCCTAGACACGTAGAAGTCTGTAGAGTAGACCAAAATGGTACCGTGCAGCCCCAGTAGACAGGGATGTGGTAGAAAGCAGGGTTAGGAGGGTACTGGTAAGGCCAAGGAGGCGAAACAGAGGATGTTACTTGCGGAGGAAGAAATCTTTGGAAATTGTTGAAATCTCTTGAAACAGAGTCGCTTGATTGATTCTTACCATTCTCAGTAACCAATGACTCTTCGCCCGAAGAGTCGAAGCTAAGAATTTTCTCCGAGGATCTAGTATTCTCCGTGTGCATGTAATGGTGTGTAGAAACCCATCCCTTGTTCTTACGACGGCCTGAACCAACTGGGACGATCCTCATGGTTCCACCGGAAGTCCAATACCTCTGGCAGCTTCTGCAGAAGTGACGTGGCTGGCTAACGTTGTAGTTGTTGTAGTAACAGAACTTGGTGTCCGAGCTGTTGCATCGTGGACATGGAAGAATCTTGTCTGGTTTCTTCAAGTCATCAGTTGTTTTCTCTTCCGatgtagttgttgttgttgtgatcTCGCTGTTCTCAGATGTTTCTTTTGACTCCTCGGTGAGATCAGATGATCTCTGAAGACTTGTACTGGCTTGTTCAATGTTGTCAGTAGCAGATTGATTGTTCGTCTGAGAATTTTAAAGGACTTGGATTAGAACTAACATCATGAAACTAGTTTCAGACTGATTAAGACTagaggaaaaaaaacattcagttTAGCTTTAAAAAAACATCCAGTTTAGTTTCTAGCATTACTTAGCTAGAAATAGTAAGATCAACATGGTCTTAATCCGTTCTTTAAACTGTTTaaagaatattaaaaacttatatTCAACTCGGAAACATACCAGGGACAAAGAAGATGTGATTGTCCAACCAAACAATTTGACCGGGGTATCTATAAGTTCAGACATACCAAACGTTGCAAGTACGGTAcacaagaaagaagaaagtgaagGAGAGATGATGGTATTGTGTTTATTCTTTAAACGCAGATGAGAGACAAGAGTATATAAGAAGTATGGGGTTGGTATGAATGGATCAAACAGAGCCACACAGAGAGAAAAAAGTGGGGAAGATGACACATCAGGAG
The nucleotide sequence above comes from Brassica napus cultivar Da-Ae chromosome A9, Da-Ae, whole genome shotgun sequence. Encoded proteins:
- the LOC111200288 gene encoding dof zinc finger protein DOF1.3-like translates to MSELIDTPVKLFGWTITSSLSLTNNQSATDNIEQASTSLQRSSDLTEESKETSENSEITTTTTTSEEKTTDDLKKPDKILPCPRCNSSDTKFCYYNNYNVSQPRHFCRSCQRYWTSGGTMRIVPVGSGRRKNKGWVSTHHYMHTENTRSSEKILSFDSSGEESLVTENGKNQSSDSVSRDFNNFQRFLPPQVTSSVSPPWPYQYPPNPAFYHIPVYWGCTVPFWSTLQTSTCLGKRTRDEASHVSVGENEDTSVRARLDSKSRSNNDEANVATKNRVFYPVPMKREKTQQFNLFVNESETKSGNNRFVPETYLNLQANPAAMSRSMNFRESM
- the LOC111200733 gene encoding uncharacterized protein LOC111200733, with amino-acid sequence MLQLRDSLGNFMRCSLGDGSTAYFWFDYWTELGPLYTMFGPSGPRSLRISLDATVAEAVVDGSWHLPPARSELAETLQIILTTIPPPVQANGHDVYLWRGGRTSGFIKSFSSRVTWDLLRVASPVVDWHSTVWFKEQIPRCSFITWLSMLARLPTRDRLLSWGLNVPSACVLCDNGVESHSHLFFECSYATAVWSCFCGRFLDSPPVALSSIVSYCHQLQGSHSASAGIVIKLLLQIIVYQLWRERNMRIFRGSSVPAASFFRVVDRAMRDRLLSLRVSAIAPPSPSLLELYFWFISPFS